In Spirosoma pollinicola, the genomic window GTTGCCAATAAAAAGGTGCAGATAAGCCAATTCGAAAATTCAACGGGAGTTGGTTTACAAAATACCAAGGAGCGATTACGGCTCCTCTATCCTGACACCCATACATTAACTATTGATAATAATCCGACCGATTTCCATGTCAGTTTAAGCCTGACTTTATCCTGATGAAAGCTATTGCACTCGACGACGAACACCCTGCCCTCGACGTCATAGAAGCCTTTTGCAGCCGAATTGATTCAATAGATCTGGTCAAAACGTTCACCCGCACGGGCGAAGCTCGGTTGTATCTGGAAACGAATCCGGTCGATTTGATCTTTCTGGACATCAATATGCCAAAGGAGTCGGGACTGGACTTTTTTAAATCCATTACTCAACAAACCCTCGTTATTTTCACAACGGCCTACAGTGAATATGCATTGGAAAGCTACGACGTGGAGGCTGTTGATTATCTGCTGAAACCCTACACCTTCGACCGGTTCACGAAAGCGACGCAGCGGGCCCAAACCCGGTGGCGAGCACTCCAGCAAAATCAGGGTATTGACAGTCAAGGAACTGAGCAGGTACACCTCTTCTTTCGGGCGGATTACGGTTTGGTGAAGGTTACAGTGGCCGACATTGTTTTTATTGAAGGACTGGACAACTACCTGAAAATTCATTTGGAGGAGGGGCATCCCCTAGTGTTGCGGCTTACAATGAAAGCTCTATTGGAAAAATTGCCAGTGGCCAAATTCATTCGAGTTCACCGGTCGTTCATTGTCGCGATTAATAAAATTCAGTCGATTCGTGGCCGGATAATTCTAATTGGAGAGGAGGAAGTTCCCATCGGGAGCAGCTATGAAAATGCCTTTTTTAGTCTCTTTATGAAATAAGGCTTACCCGATTTTCCACGTACTGACGTTCCACTTTCGGCTAATTCGACAGCCTGATTTAACCCCGAAATTTACCCCATTCACCACAAATTCAGGGCAATTACCCCCGAATTATAGGGGTTAACCACTTCTTTTCCATCACCGGTATTTTACAGACGACCTTTATCCTGTCAGCAGAGTCCACCGGTTATGTGGCGCTACGTTGGATGGGATCGCTTGTCGATAAACGGTACGTTCACCACAACATTTCGGCTCTTTACCCCAACTGCGAACGGGCTGTGCAACAGTGACTAAACGATTTAAGTATTCGATATATAAGCAATTAAGCGCTGAATAGAACGTATTCAGCAAACATCATGAAACGAAAAAACTGGACTAGTTTCCTGCTGATCCTACTCGGTTTCAGCGCACTCTTCGGCTCCTGCACATCAACGGATGTTGATGCCACGAGTACTACTGGCTCAACAACGGGATCGACTGGCACGACGTCGAACAGTTCCAGCTCGATCACAACCACTTTGTCAGCCACGGCCACCACAACCACCTGTGGCTCAACGGGCGTAGCTCAGATCGTCTGCCTGGCCGAAGCCTTCAAGGCTACCTTGAGCAGCACGCAGGTATCGACTGTGCAATTGACCTACTCGAAGGCCAACGCGCAGAAATGGTCGAACCTGCCAGCCGGGATGTCTTCCCGGGTAGGTATTAACCTAGGTGCGCTCAGTGATACGCAACTTTTGGCTTTCCGCAACCTGATGGTGGCCGTGCTGGCGCTGAATGGTATGAATGAAGGCTACGACGAAATGCTGGGCAACCTGGTTGCCGACGATTACCTCAACTCCATTGGGGGGGGCTCTACGTATGGTGCTGGCAATTATTACCTCTCGTTTCTGGGTACACCCAGTACCAGCAGCTTGTGGGCCATCTTGTTTACGGGCCATCATTACACCCAGCCCATTACCTTCAATGCGGGTGCTGTCACGGGCGTAACGCCCGCCTTCCGGGGCACGGAGCCACAGGCAGCCGTGACCGCAGGCAGCCGCACTTACCAGGCTTTTGAACAGGAGCGGGTTGCATTTGCTGCGTTGTTAACGGGGCTGAGCACCACCGAGCAATCAACCGCCAAACTGTCCGGCTCTTATAACGATCTGGTACTGGGTCCGGGGCAGGATGGTAAGTTTCCGGCTACTAAATCTGGTTTACAGGTTGGTACGTTAAGCAGCGACAAGCAGGCGCTGGTGCTGGCCGCTATCCGGCTGTATGTCAATGACCTGGACGCGTCTACGTCAGCCGCCGTGTTAACCAAATACACCTCAGAATTAGCCAATACGTATGTCGCCTATTCCGGTACGACCGCGATGGCTTCCCAGGGGGATTATGTACGGATCGACGGGCCGAGTGTGTGGATCGAGTTTTCCTATCAGGGTGGAGTGATTATCAAAAATACACCGCACTCCCACTCGGTTTGGCGCGATCATACCGCCGACTACGGTGGCAATTAGTATCCTGAGTTCTCGTGCTTTGCCTGCTCCGTCAGTTCAAGTGTAACGGCGCATATTGATTACCTTCGTATTAATGGGCCAGCCACGCAATAAATTGATGTCAACGTCTTTTCCAGTGACTAAACTAAGTCGTATCAGCAGCCGTCGATCCGGATGGCTGCTGATTTTCACCCTACTCGGATTGCTAGTTGGACTGCCTAAACAGGCTTCCGCCCATCCCATGCCGAATTCGGTAGTTCTGCTCAACGTCCACGCTAACCGTATCGATGCCGAGCTACAAATCCCGCTCGTTGAGTTACAATCGGCCTGGGGGCATGCCGTAAACGATTCATCAGCGGGACTGGTCGCGCGATTGGGTCCACAACTCAGGGCGTACCTGAAAACCCACATCCGTCCGCAAAGCCCCGACGGGCGCTTCTGGAACGTAACGGTTGGCGAACTGACCGTCCATGAAAGCCAGAATCCAATCAACGGTGTATACCGTGAACTCACGGCTCAGGTGCAGATGCTGCCCCCAGCGGACGAAGACGCTCGGACGTTTACCTTTCACTACGACGTCGTGTTGCATCAGGTAATGACCCATAAAATTCTGGTGTCGGTCCGTCAGGATTGGGAGCGTGGGCAACTGGCCGAAACCGAGCCGGTGCAGGTTGGGGAAATCAGCCTGGATATTGTCAATAATCGGATTCTACCCCTGTCGGTTAATCTGACTTCCGGCCACGCCGGGCCGGGTAGTTACTGGACCGGTTTTACGGCCATGATTAAGCTGGGGATGCAGCACATCGCCGAAGGGACTGATCATTTGCTGTTTTTACTCGTGTTACTCCTACCAGCTACCTTACTGGTGGCAGGGCAACGATGGGGACGATTTGGTGGGATTCAATATAGCTTGAAGCGATTGTTGGCCATCATCACAGCCTTCACGGCAGGGCATTCCATTACGTTGCTGGCCGGATCGTTGGGTTGGGTTCGGTTACCGTCTCAGCCGGTCGAAATGTTGATTGCCGTGTCGATTCTGGTGTCGGCCGTTCACGCTGTTCGGCCAATTTTTCCGGGTCGCGAAGCCTGGATTGCGGCTGGGTTCGGGCTGATTCATGGGCTGGCGTTTTCCAGTACGCTAGCTAACCTGCAACTCGACGCTGGCCCGATGGCACTGAGTATTCTGGGCTTTAATGTAGGCATTGAACTCATGCAGCTGTTCATCATTGTGTTGACAATTCCCTGGCTGATGCTGTTGAGCCGTACACAAGTGTATAGCGTTTTTCGATTGACGGCCGCATTTCTGGCGGCCGTAGCCGCTAGTGCCTGGGTGATTGAACGGATCACGGGTCAACCGAACAGGTTAACACAGGGAATTGAGTTTGTATCGCCTTATGCTCCGTATGGGTTGGGGGTGTTGGCCGTGATGGCGCTACTCTTCACCTGGCGCCTGACGCGGGCGAGTCAACTCCCTGTACACTAGTTTCTAATGTCGGTAAAAAACATAGTTGCTACATGGGTAGTCGGACTGTTAGCTGTCCAGGTTGGGTTTGCTCATTTGGGTGCAATCCCACGGACAAGGCTACGCGGATTTGCACTTTGTGATTCCTTAACTGGTCGAAGGCGTCGATTTTAAAAAAGGAGCCTTAGATCATAAAAAGCCCCTGACAAACGGAGTTTTGTCAGAAACTGATCCACTAAGATAGGCCATCACTAGCCAGTGATGACGAGAGTGATTGCTCGGTAGCACAAACCTGGAGCTGGTCACCCAGCACAAATAGTAATTACCAGATGATGGCCCTCGATCTGCCAGCCACAGGGCTGGGTAGCTGAAGGTGTCCCCATGATGGTTAACCAGTTGAGATTTTCATTCAGCCGGGTGACTGATACCTGCCTGTTATAAGTTCATATCCAGCCCAAAAATTTTTGGAATTTTCATAAAGAAATCCAAATTGTCTGGAGTTTTACCCATGTGCCTGCTGTTATTGATGAATTGAAAAAAGTGCTGGAAGCACAGTTTCGGCCTTTTCACTAAAATAGTACCCGGAGCCTGTAACTGGCATGTAAATCGCGTATAAGTCATTTACAAACATGGATTTGCAACGGAGCGTATCCATATGAAAACTGACTTAGAATGGCCTTTTCAATCCCTAATTCAACAACTCAATCCTGGTGGCTACTCTACCTGCGTACAGGTCTCTTCGCCAGTATAGGCGTCCTGGTAGTTTTCGCAGGAAATTCACAGCCCTTCGTAGGTATTGCGTTGAGTACGCTCCTGATTATAGCGGGGTTGCTGGCCATTCGTTTTCGGCAGGTTAGCCGAATACCAGGGGCAGCCACAAACTGGTTTTTGGCTGCCGGGCTACTGGACATTGTCGCTGGCCTTGCCCTGCTTTTTTATCTTCACCATCCTGATCAAGGCATTGTCTTGGTATTCGGTGCCTGGGGTATTCTGGTGGGGCTTATTCAGGCGGTTGAGGCCATGTATGTATTTATTGGTCTGCAGACATCAGTCGAAAGCCGGAGTATGTCGGGTACGCTTATTCACTTCCTCAACGTACTAATTTGTGGTGGAATCGCCTTCATGCTTTTACTTCAGCCCCTCGGCGATGATTCTACGCAAGTTGTGGGTTGGTTTTTTATTGCTTTCAGTATTACCCTATTATTACTGACGCGTCGGCTACAGGTGGAAGGAGAGAATCGGCCATAAAATAAACGTTACTAAGCAACCAGTAGGGTTATTCAATTTTCAATGAGTTGCTTAACCAACCACCGGTTTCGGCTGATTTTTGAACATAAACTGAGCCAGCGGGAATTAAAGCGGTACCGAGGCTCCGGAAACACTGGTCACGGCTTCAACGGGAGCATTCTGAAACCGGGTAATTAACCGCGAAGCCCGGCTGTAGCTAAAATAATTGACCGCCCAGTTCAGGACCGTGGACGCTTTGTTGCGAAAACCAACCAGCAATAGTAAGTGTACGCCCATCCACAGTAGCCAGGCTATAAACCCTTGTGTGTGCCAGAAGGGTAGCTCAACGACCGCCCGGTTTCGGCCAATGACCGCCATTACCCCTTTATTCACATAGCGAAACGGTTGTAGCGGTTGTTTCTGATGAAGGGAAACTAGGTTCTTAGCCAGCCATTGGCCTTGTTGAATCGATGTGGGTGCCAATCCCGGAAGGCCCTGTGGATAATCAGGAAACACTTGAAGGGCATTGTCGCCAATGGCAAACACATTTTCATAACCCTCCACCTGATTAAACACATTGACAACATATCGACTCCCTTTTCCAACGCTGGCAGGCGACAACCCCGGAATGAGTACACCTTCTACCCCGGCGGTCCAAAATAAGGTCCGGGCGGCATGTGTGTCCCCATTACTAAGCGTAACGACCGCTCCATCGTAGGATTTAACCAGGGCGTTTAGATGAACGGTTATGCCCATCCGGGTCAGAAACTGACGGGCCTTCCAGGAGGAGTCTTCTCCCATACTTTTTAATAAGCGGTCGTTCCCCTCGACCAGGTGAATCTTCATATGCTTCAGGGGCAGTTCGGGGTAGTCTTTGGCCAGTACAACATCGCGCAGTTCGGCAATGGCACCGGCCAGTTCAACACCCGTTGGGCCACCACCTGCAATAACGATGTTTACCTGTTCGAGCTGCTGTTGCTTATCGGATAATTCCAGCGCCCGTTCGCTGTTTTCCAGCAGGCGACTCCGTAAGGCCAGCGCATTTCTTACGGTCTTCATGGGCAGGGCATGGCGTATCAGCTCCTCATTCCGGTAAAAATTGGCCTGTGAACCGCAGGCCAGCACGAGGTAATCGTAATGCAGCGTACCGATTGACGTAGTCAAGGTATTTTGCTGTGGATCAATCTGAAGCACCTCCGCCATTCGAAAATTGAAACGGGGTTGCCCGTTGAAGATTTCACGAACGGGTTCGGCAATGGCGTCCGGTTCAAGCCCGGCCGTTGCCACCTGATACAGAAGCGGTAAAAATGTGTGGTAATTATTCTTGTCGAGCAATACGACCTCAAAAGCTTTACCCGTTAAGGACTTAGCCAGCTGAATACCGCCAAACCCACTGCCAACGATGACAACGCGGGGTAAACTGGAATCGGGAATGTTGACCTCCATCAGTAAATTAGTTTATGAGTAAATTGGTTACCCGCCAGCAATTAAGCCCGATTGTATACCTCAAGTACGGGTTCCCGCAAGGCGCGGCCCGCGCCAAATAGCACGAAGGCGATTGTATCTGCCAGAGTTTGCGGATTGACCCAGGCGGTAAAGTCGGCATCCGGCATCGCCTGACGGTTTGCAACGGTATCAATGACACTGGGCGCAATAACCGTAGAGACAATGTCATGTTCCTTCCCCGAAGCATTTATCAGGGTCGACAATTCGAACAGCAGTGATTTGGATAAGGTATAGGCAACCGCCTGCCGACCGAATTGGGCGTTCAGGGCTTGCCGGGCACCAATGAGTACGAACCGTCCTCCGTTGGATTGGCTACTCATGTGGGCAAAAAGTGGCTGAATTACATGATAAGCTGTCTTGAAATTTACCGTCATCATGCTGTCGAGTAAGGCCCCATCCGTCTCCGTCAGTGAACCACCCGTATAACCTCCTGCCAACAGAATGGCTGCGTCGACAGGGCCATGATTGTGAATAACCCGTTGAATCAACGTCTGAACCTGGACTTCGTCGGACAGGTCTGTTTCGTATGTAAACAGCAGGTCTGAGAAGCCATGAATAAGGGCTTGAGGATTATCGTGGTACTGTCTCGTAGCAATAACGAGATGCCCTTCATTCAGCAGGGTTTGTGTGACGACCCGGCCTAACCCGCCAGAAGCACCGGTTATGAAAATAGTAGCCATGAGTACACAGGTATGTTATGTCAAGAGCTAGTTGAAATCCGTTGAACGTCCAGCTCTGCAGTTTCTCTATCTGCTATTGTGCCAGTTTTCATTTTCGATCAGGGATTTTACAAACAGGCTTTATTCGGCGATTAACGGCTGTTTACAACCAGCGAAAGAGGCTAGTCAACTGCACATACATCCAAATAACTCAGACTTTTAGTAGAATTCTCCATTATTCCCGGGGTTCACCATAGGCCAAAAGGTGAACGTAATCAGGCTTGGTCGACAACAGGCTTCTCACCATCAACTGTTGTCCTAATGGGCTACTTCGAAGATGATTGGTGACCGTAGCAGAGCAATCTGGAGAACTCCAGTAAATCTGGATTTTTCCACAGATTGTCTGTAGGTTTATCAGGCTGGAGCGAACGTTTTGTGAAGAACCAGAGACAGCGGTAAATTAAATTTATCGTAAAAAAAACCCTACTTCCGGCTATACTAATCGGTCAGTAGTTAGTTAGATAACAACCAGCAACTACCCGGCGATTAACGGATTACCTTTACTTATTACCCTGTTACGGGCGCAATTCTTGTAGTGTCGATATAAAGGCAGTCCGAGTTCAACCCTTCCCGGATGTCCACAAACTATGCAACAATACCTCAAGCCTCCTCTTTCCTCCACCTCAACGTGTCAGATACTAATCGTGGAAGATGAATACATCATCGCCAATGACCTGGGGTTGATTTTGCGCGTTGCCGGTTATCCCGTTCTGGGAGTTGCCGATTCTGTGGCCGAAGCCCTGACACTTATCGCCCGTCAAAGGCCCGATATGGTGTTGCTCGATATTTACTTGAAAGGAAAAGAAACGGGAATTGACCTGGCTAAACAGTTGGAGGACAAAGGGATTCCGTTCATCTATATCTCGGCCAATGACAACAAAAGTGTACTGGAGCAGGTCAAGGCGACGCAGCCCAGCGGCTACATTGTGAAGCCGTTTCGGGAAAAAGATATATTGACAACGCTGGAAATCAGCCGGTACCGTCACGCACACAGCGTTGAGATGAGACTACGGGAGGAAAAAGCGCTGCAAATCAGCCTGACCGACGCCTTGTCAGCAATGGAAAGCTGGGAGCAGAAACTACTGAATGCGGCCAGGCTACTGCAACCCTACATACCGTTTGATTTTCTGACGATTCAGTACCAGAAAAAAGGTATTAACCACAGTTATAACTTCTACCAGATCGGGTTTGACGAATACAAAGCCCTCACCCTGAGCGATCTGCAACCAATGACGGGCATTCCTGCGGAACAACTGCTGGCGATGCAAACCGGAATGCGCTTTGGTGAACCTGGCCGCTATAATGAAGAGGCCTTCGACGATTTTTGTCAAACTTATCGCTATGGGCAGGTTCTCGCCAAATCATTTCGGCTCCAGTCAGGGCTGGCTATGCCGCTACGAATGAATAGCAACGATTCGTTTGTGATCCTGTTTCTGAGTCGCAAACCCGATGTGTACCGTTCATCGCACCTTACCCTATTGGAACGGCTAGAACAGCCGATTGTTCTGATGCTTGAACGCGTATTGGCTTTTGAGGAGGTGGCCCGGCTCAGTGAACAGCTCCAGCGCGAAAAAAATTATCTTCAGGAAGAGGTGAAAACAACCGCCAATTTCGAAGAAATCATCGGCCGAAGCCAATCTTTACTGCGGGTATTTGAGCAGGTAAATCAGGTTGCCTATACCGATACAACGGTGTTGATTCTGGGAGAAAGTGGTACCGGCAAAGAGCTGATTGCCAGAGCTATTCACAATCTATCTCCCCGAAGTGGCAAGATCTTGGTCAAAATAAACTGTGCTGCACTGCCCGCTACGCTCATCGAATCGGAGTTGTTCGGCCACGAGAAAGGAGCTTTTACGGGAGCTTTTGAGAAACGGATTGGCAAGTTTGAACTGGCTCAGGAGGGTACCATTTTCCTGGATGAAATTGGGGAGTTGCCACTGGAGTTGCAGGCCAAGCTACTACGGGTGTTACAGGAAAAAGAAATCGAGCGAATCGGTGGCAAAACGCCTATAAAAACCGATGTGCGTATTATTGCCGCTACGAACCGTAGTCTGGAAAAAGAAGTGGCCGAAGGGCGCTTTCGGATGGATCTTTATTTCCGGCTCGCGACCTTCCCCATTATGTTACCGGCCCTGCGCGAACGGGCAGAGGACATTCCGTTACTGGCTAACTTCTTCGCTCAGAAATCAGCCCGAAAAATGGGAAAACAGTTTCGGGGTATTAACCCTTTGGTACTTGACGAACTGGTCAACTACGCCTGGCCGGGTAACATTCGGGAACTGGAAAACGTCATGGAACAGGCGGTAATTCTCAATGATGGGCAAACACCCCTCGAGTTAGGTCGGCCTTTAGTCAGCAATCTGTTTATGGCCAGCAGGCCCACCCTACCCCCGGAGAACGCAACTCGCGACGCTGAACAGTCTACCATTTCCCCGCCAAAAGACCTGAATGACATAAAGCAGATTCAGCTTCAAACCGAACGGGAATATATTCTGGCGGTGCTCAAGCGCACCAATGGCCGCATTCGAGGCAGCAATGGCGCGGCTGAAGTACTCAATCTTAAACCAACAACACTGGAGTACCGAATGGATAAACTGGGTATTCGCAAAACCGTCGCCATTGACCCTAATACCCCTTCGACTGATTCGTACTGATGGAGTTCTAATGAATAGTGTATTGAATTGTTATGGGTTCGTTCACCCTTTATTCACCCCGTCCCCAATAGATCATACCCCTGGCAACATCTACTTTACTGAGCACAGGCTGAGCGTGGCGACTTAGGTGAGACTGGATGAGTGGGGCCAGACGGGACAACGTCATCTTTCCATAAAATCGGTGCCCGTCAACGAACAGCGCTGGCGTGGTCATGACGCCAAGCTGATGCCCATCGCGTCGGTCTGCTTCAATTCGATGATGCAGGTCTTCATCATCCAGATCTGTTAGAAACTGATGATACTGTAAGCCCAGACTAATGGCAAGCATAGAGAGTGTTGTTCGGGTAATGGTTGGCAGTGTAAATAACGCCTGATACATGGGCCAGAATTGCTCTTGCCGACGGGCGGCCTCTGCCGCTAGCGCTGCCATTCGGGATGCATCACTCCGTTCGTTGGGAAAGTGGCGGTAGGTATACCGAACCCGGCCATCGAATGCACTTACTACCGACGAGAGTAAGCTCCGGCTCCGGCGACACTGGCCGCAGGTGAAGTCACCAAACTCGGTTAACTCGATGGTTGGTGCCGGACCACCCATGTCAGCAGGGAAATTGGTTGCTATCGAATTCATAAACCCAAAAAAGAGAAAGTTGGTCAACCAGTGTCGTTGTTACGGAGAAGGCTATGCGTCAGTTGAGCGAAGGGAAGGCTGCGTATGTGGGAAAATAGGTCGTAGACTGAAACCGGTCCAGGTGCGTACTAACCTCCCCCATGTAGTAGTACGCGCTTACGATTTGCCCCCTCTGAATCCGGTAGAAATGAGTAAAGGGTGCGCTATACCAAAGCCCATTCGTTTCGCGCTGAAACTGGTAGGTGCCAATGATAATACCACCAATGGACGAGCCAATGACTTCACTGACAACTTCGTACCAGTCCGGATAGGTGCGGTCAAGCTGGCGCTGGTAGTTTCTGAAAAAATCGCGTCCCAGATGAGTGCCTGAGCAGACATGCCCATCGGCCAGTTTCCAGGTACATTGGGGATGAATAAAGGCAGGATCTTGTGTCAGAATCCAGTCGTTGAGCAAACGAACGTGGAGTTCCTCAATAAGGGTCGTCATAGACGGGCCAACAAGCCAGCGGAAGAAGATAATGAAGCGTTTCATGAAGATTGGATTTGGGCGAATGACAAAACGATTTCTACCCAAAGCAAGTCAACTCCTGTGCCACGAAACAGCTATCGGCTTTTGGGATTAGAAAATGGCCATTATGAAGTCTAAATCGCGACTTTCTCTATAAACGTCTGGCTGACAGACGAACTACAAGGCAGAAAAAACTCCAAAATAATGGATACATCCACCCTATAACTCCAATTTTCTAGAGTTTGCCGTTTCTGGAGTACGGCTCACCAGGGCCGTTTGACCTGAATGAAGGCAACCAAAACCGGAGCCATTTTTGTAAGGAGGACATTGAGCGTTTAGTGACGTCGGCGGTCCAGGGCAACCGCTGGCATTCCGAACGTATTGTAGCTTACTAAATCATGACAGCGTCAGTATACTTTTTCCCGTTTGTTCAGGCACGAATAAAGCCGATTGGCTCGGGACGATCAATCCAGTTCATCCGGTCATCAATCCTCCGTTGGTCTTGCCCGTTTATATGGGTAAACGTTTGCCTTCTTTTTAGTTTATTAACGAGCCATCTGTCCGCTCAGGGACAAAATATTAACCGGCAGATGGCGAACCAGCTGCTGGCTCAACTGCCCAAAAGCCAGGCCGATACCGGCCGGGTACGAATCCTGTTCGAGCTGGGCAAGTATCAGCTGTTTAAACCGGGCAATGTTCCCGCAGATCTGGAAAGAAGCCTGTCCTATTTGAACCAGGCGAAACATTTGAGCGATTCGTTGCACCTGCTGACATGGCAGCACGAAATTGATGCTGTACGAGTGGCGAACTACCTGGAGGGGGCCAACAGCAAGGCCGCCTATGCGCTGTTTGATCAGTTAATCGCCGACTGCCGACGAACGGGCGACCGGGCCTCCGAAGCCAACGCCCGCTTTCGTCTGGGCTTTTGCATTTCCTTTACCACCAAGAAGTACCCTGAGATCTTCGACAATTACAACCAGGCCATCGCCATCTACCGGTCGCTTCACAACCAGAAACAGGAGTTACTGATCCTGCACGAAATTGCGGGGCTTCATACGAGTCTCGGGCAGTTGGATTTGGCCCAGAAGGAGTTCCTGACGATCCTGAAACGCTACAAAGCTATTGGCTATCCGAAACTTCACTATACCTACAACTGGCTGTCGACCATTAGCCGATTGAAAGGGGATTTTAACAAAAGCCTTTTTTATTCCCTGCAATGCATCGAAAGCATGAACCGGACGGGCGATACGGTATCGGCAGCCAGTTTTTACGGCAATCTGGCTCAAATGTATTTTGAGTTGGGCAGGTACCGGCAGAGCAACGATTGGTACCGAAAAACGCTGGCCAAATGGCGTCAGGAAGGGTTGCCCAATTACGGGATGTATAGTGCGGCTAACATCATTGTCCGGGATTTAATTGAACAGCATAAACCACAGGAAGCGCTTAAACTGATCAACGATCTGGTCACTCAGATTCCAACGATAAATTTCATACAGAAGGGGTCGGTAGCGCAAAGTTTCGCATACAGTTATGATGCGCTGAAGAATGATAAACTAGCCGAAAAATACTACCTGGAAGCCATGCGGTGGTACATAGAGGCCAACCACGATTTCGAAATGTCGCGCAAGGCCCAGTTGGAAGTTGGTCGATTTTATGTGGAACGCAATCAGTTCAAAAAGGGCAATTTTTATGTG contains:
- a CDS encoding tetratricopeptide repeat-containing sensor histidine kinase is translated as MTASVYFFPFVQARIKPIGSGRSIQFIRSSILRWSCPFIWVNVCLLFSLLTSHLSAQGQNINRQMANQLLAQLPKSQADTGRVRILFELGKYQLFKPGNVPADLERSLSYLNQAKHLSDSLHLLTWQHEIDAVRVANYLEGANSKAAYALFDQLIADCRRTGDRASEANARFRLGFCISFTTKKYPEIFDNYNQAIAIYRSLHNQKQELLILHEIAGLHTSLGQLDLAQKEFLTILKRYKAIGYPKLHYTYNWLSTISRLKGDFNKSLFYSLQCIESMNRTGDTVSAASFYGNLAQMYFELGRYRQSNDWYRKTLAKWRQEGLPNYGMYSAANIIVRDLIEQHKPQEALKLINDLVTQIPTINFIQKGSVAQSFAYSYDALKNDKLAEKYYLEAMRWYIEANHDFEMSRKAQLEVGRFYVERNQFKKGNFYVRPLLVDSTKKNSLSLLKDIHFMLFKIDSAVGDYKSAIAHFRIHKALNDSIFNETKNNQFDQLEVQYETQKNRQNIVLLEKQKTLQDGELKQARLVRNGILGGSVLLLCLLALSYNRYRLKRRSNQLLETKQHEINRKNQTLETLLSEQQQLLTEKEWMLKEIHHRVKNNLQIITSLLHSQGVFLKDEAAQSAIRESQNRVHAMALIHQKLYQSDRLAAIPMTGYVAEIIDYLIKSFDREGTIRKKINVIPLELDVTLAVPLGLILNEAVTNSLKYAFIAGNPGLICVELTAQENHYLLVVSDNGRGFPADFNPQMSQTLGMSLMHGLSKQIGGSLQIGSSDDKGVEVRLEFSDEVVGKESINAL